In Candidatus Saccharimonadales bacterium, a single genomic region encodes these proteins:
- a CDS encoding CPBP family glutamic-type intramembrane protease: protein MSLVLRFELTFSWDRHSWLPLRVKSSLKTIRPDSRAKKSKVAGRLTVGKQLAAILVLMAAIVAAQVTSIRKPELAVYIDPVVFLSFAIASLLNSRLRKLLLAIAIIPFVDFVTIITASIHGFNQIIVFYEAILVTGLIVWSHFRVDNPKSEKLHIKIDWNRLALFASALIVVGEGLSALGYLMLPHSSPLLAIPFWRAMADTLLFAVGEVLLFQGLIQHQADKLVSPVVAFTLTTSLFVAMHTGNQALSANLVFAALSGAVLSISYSLRKNLITTGFLNIVVKCVYLSILATFVAH, encoded by the coding sequence ATGAGTCTTGTGCTTAGGTTCGAACTAACATTCTCTTGGGACAGGCATTCTTGGTTACCACTTCGCGTCAAGAGCTCTTTAAAGACGATTCGACCGGACTCAAGAGCGAAGAAGAGCAAAGTGGCAGGACGACTGACGGTAGGTAAGCAACTGGCAGCCATTTTGGTACTTATGGCTGCAATAGTTGCTGCTCAAGTCACTTCTATTAGAAAACCCGAGCTTGCAGTTTACATCGATCCAGTCGTATTCCTGTCATTTGCAATCGCTTCACTTCTAAATAGCCGCCTGCGAAAGCTCCTTTTGGCAATAGCTATCATCCCGTTTGTCGATTTTGTGACCATTATTACTGCCAGCATACATGGCTTTAATCAGATCATCGTCTTTTACGAAGCCATCTTGGTGACAGGCCTCATTGTCTGGTCACACTTTAGGGTCGACAATCCGAAATCAGAGAAGTTACACATCAAAATAGATTGGAATCGTCTGGCACTGTTTGCTTCTGCTCTCATTGTCGTCGGTGAAGGATTGAGTGCACTTGGCTATCTGATGCTGCCCCACAGTTCGCCCCTTCTTGCCATTCCTTTCTGGCGGGCCATGGCGGATACCTTACTGTTCGCAGTGGGTGAAGTACTCCTTTTCCAGGGTCTAATTCAGCATCAGGCTGACAAACTCGTAAGTCCTGTGGTGGCCTTCACTCTGACAACAAGTCTCTTCGTAGCCATGCATACCGGCAACCAGGCGTTGAGCGCCAATTTAGTCTTTGCAGCTCTGTCGGGTGCTGTCCTGTCGATCTCTTACTCTCTTCGAAAGAACCTTATAACGACAGGTTTTCTCAATATTGTCGTTAAATGCGTATACCTGAGTATCCTAGCGACATTTGTTGCCCACTAG
- a CDS encoding mechanosensitive ion channel family protein produces the protein MLFHPELTYFASNSPINLNQTTNTLKSVSNSVFNVRSLTYLIVALVVGDLVGKILSRFLRSLSILFGRRADKSNDIARVNKYRRIETLLILSTALVELVVVVFALYFWWIIIHPNQQPTALVGASALILLLASGILGPILRDLAFGGSMMAEQWFGVGDLITILPFPEVQGVVERVTLRSTKIRGLNGEVVWMANQNIQGVQVAFKGVHSMAIELFVDNVPDAEKLINRTNELLPQGTSLVVSPLTIVKEVPLPSGGVHATALAETAPGREWLIEKHAIEIITNLDEESDPHVLLTPPVARYADNETERKFSRAISNAKKPYVRKRRLKLPIDKQ, from the coding sequence ATGCTCTTCCATCCCGAATTAACATATTTTGCCTCAAACAGCCCGATCAATCTTAACCAGACGACGAATACACTTAAATCCGTCTCGAATTCAGTCTTCAATGTCCGCTCGTTGACCTATCTTATCGTCGCCCTAGTTGTCGGAGATCTCGTCGGCAAGATTCTCTCTCGATTTTTGAGATCACTGAGCATCTTATTCGGTCGCCGGGCAGACAAGTCTAACGACATTGCACGCGTAAACAAGTACCGCCGTATTGAAACGTTGCTGATTCTGAGTACCGCTTTAGTCGAGCTGGTTGTCGTTGTCTTCGCTCTCTACTTCTGGTGGATCATCATCCATCCCAACCAGCAACCGACCGCCCTCGTCGGAGCAAGTGCCCTGATCTTGTTGCTTGCGAGTGGTATCCTTGGCCCAATTCTCAGGGACTTGGCTTTTGGTGGCAGCATGATGGCCGAACAGTGGTTCGGAGTCGGGGACCTAATCACCATTCTGCCATTCCCAGAAGTACAAGGAGTGGTTGAGCGCGTCACCCTTCGATCGACCAAGATCCGAGGCCTCAATGGGGAAGTGGTCTGGATGGCCAACCAGAACATCCAAGGAGTCCAAGTTGCTTTTAAAGGGGTTCACAGCATGGCCATTGAGCTCTTCGTCGATAATGTTCCTGACGCCGAGAAGTTGATTAACCGCACCAACGAGCTGCTACCTCAAGGTACCTCGCTCGTTGTCAGCCCACTAACCATTGTCAAAGAGGTGCCACTGCCATCTGGTGGCGTCCATGCCACCGCTCTAGCCGAAACCGCGCCCGGCAGGGAGTGGCTGATCGAAAAACACGCCATAGAGATTATCACCAACCTTGATGAAGAGTCGGATCCGCACGTTCTCTTAACTCCGCCTGTTGCTCGTTATGCCGATAACGAGACTGAGCGCAAATTCTCAAGAGCTATCAGTAATGCCAAGAAGCCATACGTTCGGAAGCGCCGGTTGAAGCTTCCCATCGATAAACAGTAG
- a CDS encoding HAD family hydrolase, producing MLQSTDRFLDFDGTLVCENSSIVLIEELFARATTTREKFLRTLIKHQSEFPVRILIGLIRRLTKERDVVLSIILKVYRHKISRYESDIFVAVAKRLTLQELPSLSEGRFTIVSTGLTPVIESFLVLHDELKCSEIYASELTLKPWHVKIMSLMDKERVISQKSVIQYMTDSKKEAKMLLKDGVFHRQDTLTDQRLKNVIYKLEKD from the coding sequence TTTAGATTTTGACGGCACTCTTGTTTGTGAAAACTCGTCTATTGTGCTGATTGAGGAGCTTTTTGCGAGAGCAACGACTACACGAGAGAAGTTCCTACGTACACTAATCAAGCACCAATCTGAGTTCCCAGTAAGAATACTAATAGGCTTAATTAGAAGACTGACTAAGGAGCGTGATGTAGTCCTTAGCATTATATTGAAGGTATATCGCCATAAAATCTCTCGCTATGAGTCCGATATTTTTGTTGCTGTTGCAAAGCGCTTAACACTCCAAGAACTACCTTCTCTTTCAGAAGGACGTTTTACAATTGTTTCGACAGGCCTAACGCCGGTCATCGAATCGTTCCTTGTACTTCACGACGAACTAAAATGCTCCGAAATCTATGCTTCAGAACTCACTTTAAAACCCTGGCATGTCAAAATCATGTCTCTTATGGATAAGGAGCGGGTTATCTCTCAGAAGTCAGTTATTCAATATATGACAGACAGTAAGAAAGAAGCAAAGATGCTTTTAAAGGATGGAGTCTTCCATAGACAAGACACATTAACCGATCAACGTCTAAAAAATGTAATATATAAGCTAGAGAAAGACTGA
- a CDS encoding archaeosortase/exosortase family protein: protein MGKDGFQIYGGAGKSLLFGTLAFLILVLKRGDHPNFKKWDLINTLWIVLAISLFITAWLGTDQLIANNANYPWMITTHLSIILLVIALMFGSFGTANLQILLKTYSKEIWLSIIMAVIFFGFLYLTYGLWRILAGIVLRCVKELLAIIGIHATYIAPRTLLFNKFGIDVEEYCSGIDSIALFTAFYALVGALDWHKLDHRRYLSIFAPALVILFGFNILRVFGLILGGYYVNPQIAFSLFHTYAGMIFFIIYTVIFWSVSYRWMLRVSPSIPSKSRVSPHGKASQ from the coding sequence GTGGGGAAGGATGGCTTCCAAATATACGGTGGGGCAGGTAAATCACTCTTATTCGGGACCCTGGCGTTTCTCATATTAGTGCTAAAAAGGGGCGATCATCCCAATTTCAAAAAATGGGATCTCATCAATACCTTATGGATAGTGTTAGCTATTAGTCTATTTATTACGGCATGGCTAGGAACGGATCAGCTCATCGCTAACAACGCCAACTACCCTTGGATGATCACAACGCACTTATCAATTATTTTGCTTGTTATCGCATTAATGTTTGGGAGTTTTGGAACGGCAAACTTACAGATTCTATTAAAAACTTACTCGAAAGAAATATGGCTATCCATCATTATGGCAGTAATATTCTTTGGATTTCTTTACCTAACTTACGGTTTATGGAGGATCCTCGCCGGTATTGTATTGAGGTGCGTAAAAGAGCTCCTGGCAATAATCGGAATTCACGCTACATATATCGCACCTCGCACACTTTTATTCAATAAGTTTGGTATTGATGTTGAAGAGTATTGCTCTGGCATTGACTCAATTGCGCTCTTTACCGCCTTTTATGCACTTGTGGGTGCATTAGACTGGCACAAACTTGACCATCGAAGATATCTATCTATATTTGCTCCTGCGCTGGTAATTCTTTTTGGTTTCAATATCTTACGTGTTTTCGGCCTAATTCTAGGTGGGTATTATGTTAACCCACAAATTGCATTTAGTTTGTTTCACACATACGCCGGGATGATCTTCTTTATCATTTACACAGTGATCTTCTGGTCGGTAAGTTATCGTTGGATGCTCCGAGTATCACCAAGTATACCTTCTAAATCGAGAGTAAGCCCTCATGGCAAAGCTTCGCAGTAA
- a CDS encoding ZIP family metal transporter → MAPLFLALGTFVSTMFGGLFALRNRRALHYVLGFTAGVIMGVFTFDLLPEIFRQIQANNMATTVPTIALISGFLLFHIAEKSILLHHAHETEYGKHHHPQVGLLSALALSGHSFLDGVGIGLGFQVNAAVGLAVAIAVIGHDFADGMNTITLMLTNKNGTRRSKVLLFVDAAAPVVGVLSTKLIHLSPANLVLYLCFFAGFLLYIGASDILPQAHEENSNALTIILTVTGTIFMFIVTRFV, encoded by the coding sequence ATGGCACCGCTATTTCTTGCTTTAGGTACATTTGTATCAACCATGTTCGGGGGTCTATTTGCTCTTAGAAACAGGCGTGCTCTTCACTATGTTCTTGGTTTTACAGCCGGAGTCATAATGGGAGTATTCACATTTGATCTATTGCCTGAGATCTTCCGCCAGATTCAGGCTAACAATATGGCAACCACCGTCCCGACGATCGCTCTCATCAGTGGTTTTCTTCTCTTTCATATCGCCGAGAAGTCGATCCTACTCCACCACGCACATGAGACTGAATATGGTAAGCATCATCATCCTCAAGTCGGGCTGTTATCGGCACTGGCTCTCAGCGGTCATAGCTTTCTGGATGGCGTTGGGATAGGTCTTGGTTTCCAGGTTAATGCGGCCGTAGGCCTTGCCGTAGCGATTGCGGTTATCGGACATGACTTTGCCGACGGGATGAACACCATCACGCTGATGCTGACCAATAAGAATGGGACGCGGCGCTCTAAGGTTCTCCTCTTTGTCGATGCGGCTGCCCCCGTTGTGGGTGTACTCTCAACCAAGCTGATTCACCTATCACCCGCCAACCTCGTGCTCTACCTCTGTTTCTTTGCTGGCTTCCTGCTCTACATTGGAGCTAGCGACATCTTACCGCAGGCTCATGAAGAAAATTCCAATGCGTTGACCATTATCCTGACGGTCACAGGCACTATCTTCATGTTTATCGTGACTCGATTTGTCTAA
- a CDS encoding oligosaccharide flippase family protein, which translates to MAKLRSNIYGVLKSIVVRVWRHFMHDSLYRNSVFLLANLGVTSITGFLFVIICTHLYSQRDLGYATSLIGALGLATSLSNVGMNRTITRFLSKSNAKSQDLMTGLVLVACVSVIIGIVLTLFFKPFGIKDASSVTALVFIASAFILSIKSVFDNVFVAMRTAVGTLTENSAFNITKLITPVMMTGFGFMGIFSSQLLGALMAVLVSILILRASGFSFKARPTRSSMLGKWRFAFGSYTSDLVGGLPASILPVIVVARLGPIDGALWYAAMQIINFMLTVSSSINQAMFAEMANATNEVMSFVKKAATAMYGIMVPLTIAIILFSNLILKLFGHDYVSAASVLRLMSVFALIGVANYITGSILALYRKVFYLTFVNAANALVVLVYCLFFAHNLQGIAIGWMLGEVVNAILFVGGCIFMLKRSNQLNHLIPWR; encoded by the coding sequence ATGGCAAAGCTTCGCAGTAACATATACGGCGTCCTTAAATCTATCGTGGTACGCGTATGGCGACATTTTATGCATGACAGTCTTTATCGAAATTCTGTCTTCCTTCTAGCAAACCTCGGTGTAACTTCCATTACAGGCTTTCTATTTGTAATCATATGCACGCACCTATACTCCCAGAGAGATCTTGGCTATGCCACCTCACTGATTGGCGCTCTTGGTCTAGCTACTTCACTTTCGAATGTTGGTATGAACAGGACAATCACAAGATTTCTGAGTAAGTCTAATGCCAAATCGCAAGACCTCATGACCGGGTTGGTTCTTGTGGCTTGTGTGTCGGTTATCATCGGGATAGTTCTGACACTCTTTTTTAAGCCATTCGGAATTAAGGATGCAAGTTCTGTAACCGCTCTGGTTTTTATCGCTTCGGCGTTCATTCTATCTATCAAGTCTGTTTTTGATAATGTTTTTGTGGCAATGCGTACCGCAGTAGGCACTTTAACCGAAAACTCGGCTTTCAACATCACAAAGCTAATTACTCCAGTAATGATGACTGGTTTTGGTTTTATGGGCATATTCAGTTCACAGTTGCTGGGAGCTCTCATGGCGGTTCTTGTATCAATACTTATTCTACGCGCGAGCGGCTTCAGTTTTAAGGCACGCCCAACACGATCGAGTATGTTAGGCAAATGGCGATTTGCATTCGGAAGCTACACATCTGACTTGGTAGGTGGCCTTCCTGCAAGCATTTTGCCTGTTATTGTTGTGGCTCGTCTAGGCCCAATCGATGGAGCACTCTGGTACGCAGCAATGCAGATAATTAACTTCATGCTAACAGTTAGTTCTTCAATCAACCAAGCCATGTTCGCAGAGATGGCAAACGCAACAAATGAAGTCATGAGTTTCGTCAAGAAAGCCGCTACCGCAATGTATGGGATCATGGTTCCATTAACAATTGCCATTATCTTGTTCTCAAACCTAATCCTCAAATTATTTGGTCATGACTACGTGTCTGCAGCGAGCGTTTTGAGGCTAATGAGTGTTTTTGCGCTCATCGGTGTGGCTAACTATATTACTGGGTCAATTCTTGCGCTCTATAGGAAAGTATTTTATTTAACCTTTGTTAATGCTGCGAATGCACTTGTTGTCCTTGTCTATTGTCTTTTCTTTGCTCATAACTTGCAGGGGATCGCAATCGGCTGGATGTTAGGCGAAGTCGTCAACGCAATCTTGTTTGTAGGTGGCTGTATCTTTATGCTTAAAAGGTCAAATCAACTAAATCACTTGATTCCGTGGAGATAG
- a CDS encoding CDP-alcohol phosphatidyltransferase family protein gives MSLKWLPNFLSSSRGVLAIGVATYGLEGQWTIGFWIFIAALMTDFLDGLAAKLLHAESPIGGHIDRVSDFLLCAGGISGLVFSHNLALWIGLTMLGFGILAGIIIFFVPTTNTLNRFHSALAVPFLFSVWTLIAWDYATLAFGWKWQYIPLTIAILSLGGMLKRHRLAAWYPWFFARTPASPRKS, from the coding sequence GTGAGTCTCAAGTGGCTACCAAACTTCTTATCGAGTTCACGAGGCGTTCTGGCCATCGGGGTGGCCACATACGGCCTCGAGGGGCAATGGACCATCGGCTTCTGGATCTTTATCGCCGCTCTCATGACCGACTTCTTAGATGGCTTAGCCGCCAAGCTACTGCATGCCGAGTCGCCAATTGGCGGGCACATTGATCGAGTTTCAGACTTTCTGCTCTGTGCAGGCGGAATCTCAGGGCTTGTCTTCAGTCACAATCTGGCGCTATGGATTGGGCTGACAATGTTAGGGTTTGGCATTCTGGCCGGTATCATCATCTTCTTCGTGCCGACGACAAACACACTCAATCGCTTCCATTCAGCGCTCGCCGTACCGTTCCTCTTTAGTGTTTGGACTCTTATTGCCTGGGATTACGCAACGTTGGCGTTCGGTTGGAAGTGGCAGTATATTCCGCTGACCATTGCCATCTTGAGTCTCGGGGGGATGTTAAAGAGACACCGATTGGCTGCATGGTATCCATGGTTTTTTGCGAGGACTCCCGCTTCTCCTAGAAAATCTTAG
- a CDS encoding glycosyltransferase family 2 protein, with amino-acid sequence MHKVVSVVIPTKDRLRFLKKAIAMYLKYPEVGEIIVVIDGSTDGTKEYLESLARKEPRLVYVDNGTNRGIPYSRNRGISAAKYDYIFSTEDDLEVTGAFFSVLLNHLQKTHADVISGRNIFRFDWESAEQAIRRTDKLPGNPVNLKRIEINTSMRIENDQSQLMIASPMLFRTDVFKQVRFDEIYKVNFWREETDFQISCLEKGYKLISCPHAVSFNYVIKNDKGGIHTHDGLIRSKWVIRNNWAFIKKHGEFIDSNFDIGNRYIYITKFAFRQVYIGCIRTLAGIVKYFLRLNRSV; translated from the coding sequence ATGCATAAAGTTGTCTCTGTTGTTATACCCACGAAAGATCGATTACGCTTTCTCAAAAAAGCAATTGCAATGTATTTGAAGTATCCAGAGGTAGGAGAAATAATAGTTGTAATAGACGGCAGCACAGATGGGACGAAGGAGTACCTTGAGAGTTTAGCAAGAAAGGAACCGCGACTTGTTTATGTCGACAACGGAACGAATCGGGGCATACCTTACTCGAGGAACAGAGGCATTAGTGCAGCTAAGTATGACTACATTTTTAGTACTGAAGATGACCTCGAGGTAACAGGTGCTTTCTTCTCAGTATTACTGAACCACCTGCAGAAGACCCATGCAGACGTAATAAGTGGCAGAAACATTTTTAGATTTGACTGGGAAAGCGCCGAACAGGCGATACGGCGCACAGATAAGCTCCCCGGTAACCCCGTAAACTTAAAACGAATTGAGATTAATACAAGCATGCGAATCGAGAATGATCAAAGCCAACTGATGATAGCGTCTCCGATGCTTTTCAGGACGGACGTGTTTAAACAAGTTAGGTTTGACGAGATATATAAGGTTAACTTCTGGCGTGAAGAAACTGATTTTCAAATTAGCTGCCTAGAAAAAGGCTATAAATTAATCTCATGTCCGCACGCTGTTAGTTTTAACTATGTTATAAAAAACGACAAAGGCGGTATTCATACACATGACGGTCTGATTAGGTCAAAATGGGTTATACGCAACAATTGGGCGTTCATTAAAAAGCATGGGGAATTTATTGATAGCAACTTCGATATTGGCAATAGATACATTTACATTACAAAATTTGCTTTTAGACAAGTCTACATTGGTTGCATACGCACACTGGCGGGAATTGTTAAATACTTCTTAAGACTTAACCGTAGCGTATAA